One stretch of Podospora pseudoanserina strain CBS 124.78 chromosome 4, whole genome shotgun sequence DNA includes these proteins:
- a CDS encoding hypothetical protein (EggNog:ENOG503PY0M; antiSMASH:Cluster_6), with amino-acid sequence MEKNNTPQTGHDGLIHIPNHPPNAAERNSTTYPEVIHVPQSQSSILSGRLSPSQQQENESNLPEVTTEQPPLHLEKTYPEVATHEHQHHRPPQQSRSPPPSTVQYLQAHQQQSPSPVPTPAPTHTTYTAGQGTIIPEPRPSGVHSLGDAWSINSAEDVERDPQIGYIPGAGGGGGGGSGPRNGHSRNPSDPDRSFSRARSRSFGKKPLVRRSIFWVLVLLVAIIIALAGVLGAVATGKIKTSGTAESEPVVHPDDGGGFTLSTATTASGKTVSLSCPSADGLDYTVTVDNQQKVFRRQCGANYAGGDGVLGLVKGDVLSLADCLDRCAKEEKCAGAVFIPMANPDPQCWLKEFLGVKREGQDMESGVLWQ; translated from the exons ATGGAGAAAAACAACACACCACAAACCGGCCACGACGGGCTCATCCAtatccccaaccacccaccaaacGCCGCCGAGCGAAACTCGACAACCTACCCTGAAGTCATCCATGTTCCACAATCCCaatcctccatcctctccggCCGTTTGTCACCATCACAACAGCAAGAAAACGAGAGCAACCTCCCCGAGGTCACCACCGAGCAGCCGCCGCTTCACCTCGAAAAGACCTACCCCGAGGTAGCCACACAcgaacaccaacaccaccgccccccacAGCAGTCGAGATCCCCACCGCCATCTACAGTCCAGTATCTCCAAGCACATCAGCAACAAAGCCCAAGTCCGGTCCCAACTCCAGCACCCACGCACACGACATACACCGCCGGGCAAGGGACGATAATACCCGAGCCGAGACCATCAGGCGTTCACTCGCTAGGAGACGCGTGGAGCATCAACAGTGCGGAGGATGTAGAGCGGGATCCACAAATAGGATACATTCCcggtgctggcggcggcggcggcggtgggagcGGGCCGAGGAACGGACACAGCCGGAACCCGTCGGATCCGGACAGGTCCTTCTCCCGTGCGCGCAGCAGGAGTTTTGGGAAGAAGCCtctggtgaggaggtcgatATTctgggtgctggtgctgctcgtGGCTATTATCATTGCTTTGGCCGGTGTGCTGGGGGCGGTGGCAACGGGGAAGATAAAAACCTCTGGCACGGCAGAGAG TGAGCCAGTGGTTCATcctgatgatggagggggtttcACACTGTCGACGGCCACCACCGCGTCGGGGAAGACAGTTTCGCTTTCTTGCCCTTCGGCGGATGGACTTGATTACACGGTTACCGTTGATAATCAACAAAAGGTGTTTAGACGGCAGTGCGGGGCTAACTatgctggcggtgatggcgtgTTGGGTTTGGTAAAGGGCGATGTGCTGAGTTTGGCGGATTGCTTGGATCGTTGCGCTAAGGAGGAGAAGTGTGCTGGTGCTGTGTTCATTCCGATGGCCAATCCGGATCCCCAGTGTTGGTTGAAGGAGTTTTTGGGTGTCAAGAGAGAGGGCCAGGATATGGAGAGTGGAGTCCTGTGGCAGTAA
- a CDS encoding hypothetical protein (antiSMASH:Cluster_6; EggNog:ENOG503NZ8C; COG:M), with the protein MVAMLTGLKCLMEQVEQTDPWFSAVKGLDVKGGVFNLLREEMEELVLRLEVEREGGLKGKLTWKLSKKEMDGLMNRIERWKGVVSVALLGDHSKLLSAISTDLVCVKEDVDGIKERINNLKVDMTNVKDGVKGLTDSAASQRSGKLSSDVFVLLLSITEWCPGIPGAGKTTLAFLTAQLPMNELTRKPNRRELRKALDVLPAKLDETYDQAMERIKSQDAGDASLAHQVLGWISTTLRPLTIKELQHALAVMPGDQDLDPEGLHDPELFVAICAGLVSLEEESGYVDWSLHHARVF; encoded by the exons ATGGTCGCCATGCTCACAGGCCTAAAATGTTTGATGGAGCAGGTGGAGCAAACAGACCCATGGTTCAGCGCGGTCAAGGGACTGGACGTGAAGGGTGGCGTTTTCAATCTTTTGAGAGAGGAAATGGAAGAGCTCgtgttgaggttggaagtggaaagggagggaggattgAAGGGCAAGCTGACCTGGAAATTAAGCAAGAAAGAGATGGATGGCTTGATGAACCGGATCGAAAGGTGGAAAGGTGTTGTCTCGGTAGCACTTTTGGGCGATCACTC GAAGCTCCTGTCGGCCATCAGCACGGATTTGGTCTGTGTAAAAGAAGATGTAGATGGCATCAAAGAGCGCATTAACAACCTCAAGGTGGACATGACCAATGTGAAGGATGGAGTAAAGGGCCTGACAGATAGTGCTGCAAGCCAACGATCAGGTAAGCTCTCATCCGACGtctttgttttgttgctgaGCATTACAGAGTGGTGTCCTGGGATTC CCGGCGCCGGGAAAACAACACTTGC GTTTTTGACGGCTCAACTTCCCATGAACGAGCTTACAAGGAAGCCAAACCGACGCGAGCTTCGCAAAGCTCTGGATGTCTTGCCAGCAAAACTGGACGAAACCTATGATCAGGCTATGGAGCGGATCAAGAGCCAAGACGCCGGTGATGCCAGTCTTGCCCACCAAGTTCTGGGATGGATTTCAACGACACTCAGACCACTAACCATTAAGGAATTACAGCATGCTCTGGCTGTCATGCCTGGAGATCAGGATTTGGACCCCGAAGGCCTCCACGACCCGGAACTTTTCGTTGCAATTTGTGCCGGTTTGGTGAGCCTAGAGGAAGAGAGCGGCTACGTCGACTGGTCACTTCACCACGCAAGAGTATTTTGA